A window of candidate division WOR-3 bacterium genomic DNA:
CTGAAGAAGCATGCCGTTCATCGGTCTTCGACTCATATCACGTGCAACCATAAATACAGTCGAATTAACCATCTCTTCGATTTCACCAATGTTCAATTCAAACCATTTGTTTTCCGGAAATTTCGGTACCTCGGGAAATTCTTGATAATCGAGTGAGGGAATATTGAAGTTCGCATTTCCCGCGGATATCTTTAACTTCAATTCTTTTAATTTAAAACTGATGTCATCGGTATTCGCCTCCCGGGTTATCTCAAGAATTTTCTTTCCGGGAATCAGAACTTTACCTTCTTCTTTGATTTCAGCCGGAATTATCTTTTTGACGAAAATATCAAGGTCGGTCGCCTGTATCAAAAGTCTGTTATCTTTGGCTTCGATTATAATATTCTGCAGAATCGTATAGGTGCTCTTCGGTGGAATTATCTTTATGACATTTGCCAAAGTCTTTGCAAAAAGTTTTCTATCAATTTTAAATTCCATAATACCTCCTCTTTATTATAACATCAAAGATATATAAAAACCTTTGATGTTGTTGTATCGTGGATATGTTGAAACCCGCAAAAATCTTTTAAAATCAAATAAAAACCGAAACCATTAATGTTCTCTTTTATGTGGAAAGTTCTTGATAACTTGAAAAAATTTTTTATTGAGAAAGTTTTCAACATTTTATCAACCGGTTATCTTACTGGTTATCCTCTCTAAGCGCTGGAAGTATTCAATATTACTCTTTTTTAACTTTTCGATCTTCTCTATCGCATGGATAACCGTTGAGTGGTCTTTCCCGCCGAAAAATTCTCCGATTTCTGTTAGAGAAAGATTGAGCAGGGTCCGTATCAGGTACATTGATGTCTGTCTGGCGAGCGCCAGTTTCTGGGTGCGTTTTTTGCTCTTTAATTCTGCCTCAGAGAATCCGAATTCATCGATAACCGTTTTTAAAATCATCTGCTTTGATATTTTACAGCGTGAACCGAGCAGGTCTTTCAGCACTTCTTCAGCAAGTTGCTCAGTAACCTCCTGGCCGGATAAGGAAGATAGTGCCAGAAGGCGGATAAGACAGCCCTCCAGTTCTCTGATATTGGACTTCACTCGAGAAGCGATATAATAAGCGACGTTCGGCGGCAGTTTTATGTTGTCGGTTTCTGCCTTCTTTTGTAAAATGGCGATTCTGGTTTCCAGGTCAGGCGGCTGGAGATCGACGACCAGTCCTCCCTGGAAACGAGAGGTCAGACGTTCTTCAAGGGTTAAAATTTCTTTCGGTGGTCGATCCGAGGTGATGACGACCTGTTTGCCCTGGGAATACAGATAATTGAAGGTGTGAAAGATCTCTTCTTGTAAACGTTCTTTTCCATAGAGAAACTGAATGTCGTCTATCAGGAGAACATCCTTGGTGCGGTATTTCCTTTTGTATTCCATTTGCTGATTCCTCTGTATCGCTTCAATCAATTCAGTCATTATGTTCTCCGCCTGGGTATAATAGACCTTCAGGTTCTTGTGTCGGTAGATGAAGTTGCCTATCGCCTGCATCAAGTGGGTCTTTCCCAGGCCAACACCGCCGTAGAGAAAGAGAGGATTATACGCTTCTCCCGGCGCCTCGGCGACAGCCAGTGCCGCGGCATGAGCAAATTCGTTGTTCTTTCCCACCACAAAACTTTCGAAGGAGAAACGTTCTTGAAGCCGGGTTCCATTGTGGGAAAGAATGATTCTTTTCTTCTTTATTCTCGGTCGATCTCCCTGTTGTTTCAACGCCTTGAAAGCAAGCCTCAGTTTATTACCGTTAAGCTGTTGCACCGCTTCCTCGAGGATGTTGTAATAATGTTCTTGGATCCAATCGATAAAGAAGCCGTTGGGAAACTCAACAAGCAAAACATCGTCTTTCAACTCTACACCCTGGCTGCTGCGGAACCAGGTGTTGAAAGACTGATTGTTTATTCTTTCTTTTATATAACTTAAGATATTTTCCCAGGTTTTTTTGGCTTTTTCATTCATAATTTATTTTTCCACACTAATCCACAATGTTATCCACACCCCAAAAGGACAAAACTCTCGATTTTTAAAAACATTTTTTCGACACCCAATTTTTTTGTGAAAACAGAAACTAAACAGGTTCTAAGTTTAATCAAAAAAACTAAAAAGTCAAGCAAAAATTAAAAATCAACCAGATTTTTTTGGCACAAAAATTGCAATACCTTAAAACGGATTATAAGATATTGACTTTATCTTATTCTTTTATTATAATTTTACCATGATAGTACTATTTTTTCTGAGTACGCTGGTTTTTCAAAAAGGAGATACTCTTTTCTTTGGAGAAAAAGACAGTGTTTTTGATAAACTTGTTCTTTTTAAGACGGAAACAGAAGAAGATTCACTCCCTGTGGTTCTGGTGAAAAAAGCCAAGGTCTCTGACGATCACAGCATCTTTCTTCTTTTCGAAGAAAGGTACGATCAGAAAAACGATAAACTTGACTCGAAGATAACTTTTTATACCGCGGAAAAAAAGGTGCTCTGGTGCGAAGCCAGGAAAAATAAACGAAAAATTTCTTATGACCTTTCAAATATCCACGACAGCCTTTTCATCATTATTGAGACGGACATCAACGGCAGAACCCCTGAGTTATATATTATAAAAGACGGCAGAAAAGAGACTATTATAAAGAAAGGAACCTGGATGAGGATAGTAAACTATGCCCTTTCCGACAACAATCGGTTTCTGCTTCTTCATACCCTCAGGCAGATAAGAAAGAAGGCGTGGGACCATATTTGTTTTATCGACTTAAAGACACGGGAAACCTGGGAATACCTTTTCCCAATATGTCTTTCCTGTAAACGGACAAAAATTTTTTTAAATATCGACAACGACGGGCGATCCGAGATTGTATATAAAGGAGAACACCGAATTTTTTCAAGAGAAGGACAAATGGTAGACCTTTTTATAAAACCGGAGTAAAACAGACCGCATCAGGGTCGCAGCCGCAGGTGTTCGTTGACTTTTTCTCAAATGATGATATAATACAGTGATGATATTACTCCTTCTGATCTTTCTTCTCTTTAACTGGGGATGTGGTCCTTGCTGCTGCGTCGGCGGCGTGCAGACGACCGGCTATGTCCAGTACGGCCTGGCATCTTATTATGGTGATGAGTTCCACGGCAGAAAGACGGCATCGGGTGAGACCTTTAATAAATGGGCATATACCTGCGCCCACAAAAAACTGCCTTTCGGTACCAGGGTGAAGGTTACGAACCTGAAGAATAAAAAGACCGTAATCGTGAGGGTCAATGACCGGGGTCCTTTTGTAAAAGGAAGAATAATCGACCTCTCTTACGCTGCCGCCAAGAAGATAGATTTGGTAAAATACGGCGTTGTTAAAGTAAAGATCGAGGTGGTGAAATGATTTCACTGAAAGCCTGGGCAAAGGTTAACATCGGATTAAAAATTCTGGGAAAACGGGAGGATGGTTTTCATAATATTGAAACAACGATGACGACCATAAACTTAGCGGATATTATTCAATTTGAAAAAACTGAAGCAGGGATCTCGCTCGACGCTCCATCCCTGGATCTTCCCGTGGCGGAAAATCTATGCTATCGGGCGGCAAAGCTGTTTTTCAAGCGATTTGAAATAAAGCAGGGCGTTCACATGAAGTTGATAAAAAACATTCCTGTCGGCGGCGGCTTGGGAGGCGGTTCTTCAGACGCAGCGTGTGTGCTTAAAGGGCTGGCTCAACTTTTTGGCTTGTCTGCGTCGTATGAGGAGTTGTTTGTCCTGAGCAAAGAGCTTGGTTCAGATGTTCCGTTCTTTCTTAAAGGAGGGGCTGCGTATGTGCGCGGCAGGGGTGATGAATTGAAATATTTCAAGCTTCCGAGAATGTCGCTGGTTATCTATTATCCCGGTTATCCGATCTCTACGAAATGGGCGTATGAAGAGTATGATAGAATGGCATTGACACCACAGCCGGAAATGAATAGAATTATTGAAGAGCCTGAACAGAAGAAAAAAAAGAAGAGGATAGATTTTAAAATACAGAATGATTTTGAAAAGGTTGTTTTTAATAAACATCCGGATTTGCTGGATATAAAAGCTCAACTCCTTGCCGCCGGAGCCTTTCTGATCTCTCTGTCAGGAAGCGGTTCTTGTCTTTTTACGGTTGTGGACGAGGGTATAAGAAAAAAAGTGATTAAATTTCTGGATGGAATCGGTGCCAAGTACTTTGAAGTTAAAACAATAGATTTTTGATTGGGGCGTCGTCTAAAGGTAGGACACAGGCTTTTGGAGCCTGCCGTGGGGGTTCGATTCCTCCCGCCCCAGCCAGTGTGCGGAAAAGAAAGACGATCTGCCCAAAGGGGGCTTAATGAGAGAGATAAAACTGTTTGCGGGAAGCGCGAGCCAGGAATTGACTGATGATATTTCAAGGCAGATAGATGTTCCTGTGAGTAAATCCACGGTTCGGCGCTTTGCCGACGGTGAGCTGAAAATCAAAATAGAGGAAAACATTAGAGGCAGGGATGTCTTCGTTGTTCAGTCAACCTATGCTCCTGCTGATAATCTTCTGGAATTATTGTTGTTTCTTGACGCCGCAAAGAGGGCTTCAGCGGACAGAATTACAGCGGTCATTCCCTATTTCGGCTATGCAAGACAGGACCGGAAGGACGAACCAAGGGTGCCGATATCTGCAAAGGTGATTGCGAATCTTCTGACAGTCAGCGGAGCCGATCGAATTCTGACCATGGACCTGCACGCCGAGCAGATACAGGGCTTTTTTGATATTCCGGTGGACCATTTATATGCGGCGCCGGTCTTTATAGAGTATTATCAAAAATTTGATTTGAAAAATTTTGTTATTGTTTCTCCTGATGCCGGGCGGGTGAACCGGGTTCGGGCTTTTGCCCGTCGTCTGAGTAAAGACCTGCCAATCGCCATCGTTGATAAACGACGTATCGGGCCGAATCAGTCTCTGGTTGCGAACGTAATCGGAGACGTCAAGGGCAAAACAGCGATAATCTATGATGATATGATTGATACCGGTGGAACCATGGTCGATGGAGCGAAGGCGATTCTGGACAAAGGAGCAAAAGAGATATTTGCATGTGTGGTTCATCCTCTGCTTTCGAGGAACGCCACGGAGCGGGTGCAAAAATCCTGCATAAAGGAGTTGATCGTAACAGACACGATTCCTCTTTCTTCCTCAAAAAGAGGAGAGAAGATAAAAGTTTTGTCTGTCGCAGGACTCCTGGGAGAAGCAATTAAACGAATTCATCAAGCTGAATCCATAAGCTCTTTATTCAAGGAGGTTGAAGAATGATAGTTAATTTACAGGCAACACCTTATACGGCAGAGAAAAAAGGTGATGTCAAAAGAATGAGAAAAGACGGAAAACTTCCGGCTGTTCTTTACGGACACAAAGAAAAGACTCAGACAATCTACATTGAAAAGAACGAGTTTAAAAAAGTCCTTGATGCCTTACGAAAAGAGGCTGTGACCGTTAATCTGTCGATAAAGGACAAAGAATATCTTTGCGTCATCAAGGCGATTCAACACAATCCCATCACAGACGAGCTGCTCCATATTGATTTTCAACACATCCACAAGAGCGAGAAGATAAAGGCATTGATTCCTATTCACATTATCGGCGAGGCTCCCGGTGTAAAACAGGGAGGGATTCTGGATCAACACCTTCATGAGGTTGTCGTCAAATGTCTTCCTGCAGACATGCCTTCGCATATTGACGTCGATGTCTCCAATCTGGAACTCGGTCAGACAATCCATCTTTCTGACGTAGAATTACCCAGGGTTGAATATGAATTGTCGTCGGAAACTCCGATTGTCTCCATCCTTGTACCGCGTGCCGTTGCAGCAGAGGCGAAACCAGCGGCTGAAAAAGAAGAGGTGGCAGAAGAGAAAAAAGAAGGAGAAGAGGTAAAAGAAGAAGCAAAAGAAGCGGAAAAAACTGAAGAATCCGAGCAGAAAAAAGAGAAGAAAGAATAATGATTCTCTTCGGGCTCGGCAATCCGGGGTTAAGGTACCGCTCGACCCGACACAATGCCGGCTATCTTTTTCTTGATCTTTTTGCAAAAGAGCACCGAAAGAGATTCCGCACCCTGCAGGGATACCGGCTTACAAAGGTTGTTGTCAACGGGCAGAAAGTAGAACTCATTAAACCCCTATGCTGGATGAATGATTCCGGTATTGCGGTCGCCGCAATTCTGGAGAAAAGAGACGAAGATTTTTTGGTTGTGGTGGACGACATCGCTCTTCCTCTCGGTAGAATCAGATTAAGAGCCAAGGGAAGCGACGGTGGGCACCTGGGTCTTCGCTCGATCATCAATATCCTCGGTTATTCAGATTTTCCTCGCTTACGGATCGGCGTGGGTTATAACGATGAAACCTTCGACGTCGCCTCGTATGTACTCAGTCCTTTTTCCCGTTCTGAAAAGAAGTTGTTACGGGCGGTGATGAAACAGGGAATTAAGGGTCTCAAAATGATATTTACAGACGGCTTTCTTAAAGCTCAGAACTATATAAATTCTGTGGATCTGACAGAAAAAGGGTCCTTGGAATGAATCCGCCGTCAAAGGAAAATTTCTGTACAGGAAGACAAACATTAAGGGTGATTTAATGAAGATCGGGATTGTCGGACTGCCCAACGTCGGAAAATCAAGCCTTTTTAATCTTCTCACCCATGCGAACGCCCAGGTCGCCAAATTCCCCTTTACCACCATCGATAGAAATCTGGGAGTTGTTTCTCTCCCGGACAGAAGACTGGAAAAGATCGTTGAAATCACAAAGTCGCCGAAGATAACTTATGGACACCTGGATTTTATCGACATAGCAGGCTTGATAAAAGGCGCTGCCCGGGGAGAAGGACTGGGTAATAAATTCCTTTCTCATATCCGTGATGTGGATTTAATCCTGCATGTTTTGCGTTGCTTCGGTGATGCGGATATTCCACATACTGATCAGAAAATTCTGCCTCACAGAGATTATGAAATCGTGCGGACAGAACTTTTCTTGTCCGACCTGGCGATAACCGAACGCAGACTCGATAAGATAAAGAAAAAAGCCGAGTGTAGAGAAGAAGCAATTCTTTTGAAGCGGATAAAAGAAGCCCTTGAAAAAGGAGAAGTTCCTGATGAGGAAATAAAGGATTTACCCCTTCTTACGACAAAAAGAGAGATCGTTGTTTTAAACCTGGACGAAGACGGTAAGTTCAAAGACGGTCTGGAGGGATATCGATTGTCAGTGAAACTGGAGCAGGACATCCAGGAGTTTTCCGAAGAAGAAAGGCGTGCTTTAAGAAAAGATGCAGGTGTTGAGCCGGCAGGGCTGGCTGGATTGCTGGATTTGTGTTTGAAAAAACTCTCCGTCATCATTTTTTACACAATCAAAGGAGATGAAGCGCGCGCCTGGCCCGTAGTCGAGGGGACAAGTGTCCTTGATGCCGCCGGCTTGATCCATACCGATATGAAGCAGGGTTTTATCAAGGCAGAGGTTCTGGATTATGATACTTTTATCGAAACAAAGGGTTTTACATCCGCACAGCAGCAGGGTAAGACGAAGATCCAGGGCAGGGATTACATAGTAAAAGATGGCGATATCATTTTGATAAAATTCAGAAAATAGGCTCAATTTCGGCTTGACAAAAATTTTATTGTTGATATAATTTATATAGAAAAGGAGGATATCTTATGATTATCTGGGCTTTTATTATTTTCCTGCTGGGGTTGATCGTTTTTCTTCTCTATATATTTGGCCTCTTTGCGACTTTTGCTCCCTGGATATGGAGCATCATTCTCTTTATCATTGCGCTTGGTATGCTCAACAGAATCTGGCACAAGGAGAAAGAGGGAGAAAAGGAAAAACTCGCTCAGATGGTGTCAGAACTCGAGGAGAAACTCAAACAGAAGAAAGATTAAGGCATTTTGTCGAAAATAATAAGTTTTTCCTCAGTCATCTCTTTTATTGCGAACTCAGGACCTTCTCTTCCTATACCACTGCCCTTTGTTCCGCCATAGGGCATATTATCCACCCGATAAGTCGGCAGTTCATTGATAAGCACGCCGCCGGCATCGATCCTTTCGGCACATTCCAGTGCACGGCTGATGTCTTTTGTAAAAATCCCCGCCTGAAGTCCGTATTTGGTGTTATTGACCTTTTCTATAACTTGTTCAAGGGTTGTAAATTTATTGACAACCACCATAGGAGCAAAAGCCTCTTCCTGCACAACAAGGGCGTCTTCTGTTGAGTTGAAGATTATCGTGGGAAGGAAAAAGGTGTTTTCTCTTTTTCCTCCCAGGATGATAAGCCCTTTGTGCTTTTTCGCATCTTCACAGAATTTCTCAGCCTTTTCCAGCGCAGCCTGGTCGATCATCGGTCCCATTTCCGTATCTTCCTTCAGCGGGTCGCCGTATTTTATTTTACCGACTTCCATGGAGAGTTCTCTTAGAAATTCATCGCTGATTTCTTCCTCGACATAGACCCGTTGAACCGAAATACAGACCTGACCGGCGAGGGTATAGCCGCCTTTTCTTATTTTTTTCGCTACATAATCCAGGGGAGCGTCTTTGAAGACCACGACCGCCGAATTCGAACCCAGTTCCATTGTCACCCGCTTCATTCCGCAGTTTTCCATAATAAGTTTACCCACTTCCAGAGAGCCGGTGAAACTGATTTTTCGGATGTCAGGATGCTTTACAAGCAACATTCCGATCGTACCTCCTGATCCGGTTAGTACCGAAATCCCCTGTTCAGGCAGCCCTGCTTCGATCAATGCTTCAGCAAGCATTATTCCAGAAACAGGTGTCTTGGTCGCGGGTTTATGAATCACCGCATTGCCGGCGGCGATCGCCGGTCCAATCTTATGACAGGATAGATTGAGTGGAAAATTGAAGGGAGTGATTGCAAGGACGATTCCGAGGGGAACACGGATGTAAAAACCCATTTTAGACGATTCTGAAGAGAGGTCAAAACGTACGGTTTTACCGGTGAGCGCCATCGCCGCTTGAGAAGAGAGTTTCATAGTGTTAATCGCCCGTTTTACTTCTCCGCGTGCTTCATTGATTGTTTTTCCCGATTCAAGAGAAATCGTTTTTGCAAACGCTTCTTTCTTTTCTTTAATGATTTTTGCGGTGCGCTCAAGAATCCGTGCCCTCTCTCCGGCGGGCATCTTCCGTAACAGCTCAAACCCCTTATGAGCGAGTTCTACGGCTTTTGTCACATCATCTTCTTCACTCTGTGCCAGTGTTTCTATTATTTCATTATTGTAAGGAGACTTGACCGTGAAGACTTTGTTCTTTTCTATTCTTTTTCCTGATAAAAACATGAATAATTATATGCAAATAGATTTATATGTAAAGTAGAAAAAAGGCGTTTTTGTTTAAAGCTTATGGAGCAGATAGATCGCCAGAAAAATAAAAATCACGGTTAACAACGTGATATTGAGACTCAACCCGATGGAAAAAGCGAAAAACCCCAGGTTGACACGCACCGTGTCAAAACCCACTTTCAGTGCACTGAAAAAAAAGTTTTTCACCGGACCTTTAGGAAAAGCCATAGCCAGGAGATAAGACAATGCCGAGCCGATGATCCCTCCGATTACGATTCCCAGGGTTATATTCGCCAATTTTCGTCTTGCCATATCACCTCCCTTGCGGTGGATAAACTTTTTTATATGACAATATTTATCTTTTCACCGCATTTTTTACATCTGTTTCCTTTTAAACCGACAATCATCGCCTGAAAAAACATCCTTTCAATCAGCAGTGAATTACACTTTGGACAATAGGTGTTTGAGCCGTCCTCAGAAGGAACATTCCCGAGATAGACGTAATTCATTCTTTCCCGTGCTTTTGTATAGGCGTACTCCAGTTTTTTCACCGGTGTCGGAGGTTTGTCATAATTATAATTGGGATAGTAGCGGGAAAAGTGGATGGGGATGTTTGTGTCGATTGAAGCGACGTAATCGATGAGCTTATCGATATCTCTTTTTTTATCGTTCAATCCGGTCACAAGCAGATTGGTGATTTCAAGATGACAGGAAGAAGAATGAACTATTTCTATAGTTCTCTTTACGGCGTTCAGATCGCCGTGCAATACTTTTTTATAGACTTCCTGGTCTATTGTTTTTAAATCAATGTTCATCGCGTCGATCAAGGGTAGAAGCTTTAACAACGGCTCTTCATTTATCATTCCGTTGGTCACGAGCACGTTTTTACCCCCTTCTTTGTGAATCAATTCTCCTGCATCCAGAAGATATTCAAACCACATCAACGGTTCTGTATAAGTATAGGCGATACCGAAAGAGGAATGTTCTTTGTATATCCCCACCAGGGTTTCCGGTGAGATAAATTTTGTCGGAACCGTTTCCTGAGAAATTTCCCAATTTTGACAGAAAGGGCAGCGCATATTACAGCTGTTGGGTGCAATGGACAGAATTTTATTCCCGGGGTAAAAGTGATAGAGGGGTTTCTTCTCAATGGGATCCAGGGCGATGGACGTGGTGTCTCCGTAATTTGTCGCCCACAATTTTCCGTCTTCGTTTTTCCGACTTCGACACAAACCGGTCTT
This region includes:
- the dnaA gene encoding chromosomal replication initiator protein DnaA — encoded protein: MNEKAKKTWENILSYIKERINNQSFNTWFRSSQGVELKDDVLLVEFPNGFFIDWIQEHYYNILEEAVQQLNGNKLRLAFKALKQQGDRPRIKKKRIILSHNGTRLQERFSFESFVVGKNNEFAHAAALAVAEAPGEAYNPLFLYGGVGLGKTHLMQAIGNFIYRHKNLKVYYTQAENIMTELIEAIQRNQQMEYKRKYRTKDVLLIDDIQFLYGKERLQEEIFHTFNYLYSQGKQVVITSDRPPKEILTLEERLTSRFQGGLVVDLQPPDLETRIAILQKKAETDNIKLPPNVAYYIASRVKSNIRELEGCLIRLLALSSLSGQEVTEQLAEEVLKDLLGSRCKISKQMILKTVIDEFGFSEAELKSKKRTQKLALARQTSMYLIRTLLNLSLTEIGEFFGGKDHSTVIHAIEKIEKLKKSNIEYFQRLERITSKITG
- a CDS encoding septal ring lytic transglycosylase RlpA family protein, with amino-acid sequence MILLLLIFLLFNWGCGPCCCVGGVQTTGYVQYGLASYYGDEFHGRKTASGETFNKWAYTCAHKKLPFGTRVKVTNLKNKKTVIVRVNDRGPFVKGRIIDLSYAAAKKIDLVKYGVVKVKIEVVK
- the ispE gene encoding 4-(cytidine 5'-diphospho)-2-C-methyl-D-erythritol kinase, with amino-acid sequence MISLKAWAKVNIGLKILGKREDGFHNIETTMTTINLADIIQFEKTEAGISLDAPSLDLPVAENLCYRAAKLFFKRFEIKQGVHMKLIKNIPVGGGLGGGSSDAACVLKGLAQLFGLSASYEELFVLSKELGSDVPFFLKGGAAYVRGRGDELKYFKLPRMSLVIYYPGYPISTKWAYEEYDRMALTPQPEMNRIIEEPEQKKKKKRIDFKIQNDFEKVVFNKHPDLLDIKAQLLAAGAFLISLSGSGSCLFTVVDEGIRKKVIKFLDGIGAKYFEVKTIDF
- a CDS encoding ribose-phosphate pyrophosphokinase; translated protein: MREIKLFAGSASQELTDDISRQIDVPVSKSTVRRFADGELKIKIEENIRGRDVFVVQSTYAPADNLLELLLFLDAAKRASADRITAVIPYFGYARQDRKDEPRVPISAKVIANLLTVSGADRILTMDLHAEQIQGFFDIPVDHLYAAPVFIEYYQKFDLKNFVIVSPDAGRVNRVRAFARRLSKDLPIAIVDKRRIGPNQSLVANVIGDVKGKTAIIYDDMIDTGGTMVDGAKAILDKGAKEIFACVVHPLLSRNATERVQKSCIKELIVTDTIPLSSSKRGEKIKVLSVAGLLGEAIKRIHQAESISSLFKEVEE
- a CDS encoding 50S ribosomal protein L25; amino-acid sequence: MIVNLQATPYTAEKKGDVKRMRKDGKLPAVLYGHKEKTQTIYIEKNEFKKVLDALRKEAVTVNLSIKDKEYLCVIKAIQHNPITDELLHIDFQHIHKSEKIKALIPIHIIGEAPGVKQGGILDQHLHEVVVKCLPADMPSHIDVDVSNLELGQTIHLSDVELPRVEYELSSETPIVSILVPRAVAAEAKPAAEKEEVAEEKKEGEEVKEEAKEAEKTEESEQKKEKKE
- a CDS encoding aminoacyl-tRNA hydrolase, whose translation is MILFGLGNPGLRYRSTRHNAGYLFLDLFAKEHRKRFRTLQGYRLTKVVVNGQKVELIKPLCWMNDSGIAVAAILEKRDEDFLVVVDDIALPLGRIRLRAKGSDGGHLGLRSIINILGYSDFPRLRIGVGYNDETFDVASYVLSPFSRSEKKLLRAVMKQGIKGLKMIFTDGFLKAQNYINSVDLTEKGSLE
- the ychF gene encoding redox-regulated ATPase YchF codes for the protein MKIGIVGLPNVGKSSLFNLLTHANAQVAKFPFTTIDRNLGVVSLPDRRLEKIVEITKSPKITYGHLDFIDIAGLIKGAARGEGLGNKFLSHIRDVDLILHVLRCFGDADIPHTDQKILPHRDYEIVRTELFLSDLAITERRLDKIKKKAECREEAILLKRIKEALEKGEVPDEEIKDLPLLTTKREIVVLNLDEDGKFKDGLEGYRLSVKLEQDIQEFSEEERRALRKDAGVEPAGLAGLLDLCLKKLSVIIFYTIKGDEARAWPVVEGTSVLDAAGLIHTDMKQGFIKAEVLDYDTFIETKGFTSAQQQGKTKIQGRDYIVKDGDIILIKFRK
- a CDS encoding aldehyde dehydrogenase family protein, coding for MFLSGKRIEKNKVFTVKSPYNNEIIETLAQSEEDDVTKAVELAHKGFELLRKMPAGERARILERTAKIIKEKKEAFAKTISLESGKTINEARGEVKRAINTMKLSSQAAMALTGKTVRFDLSSESSKMGFYIRVPLGIVLAITPFNFPLNLSCHKIGPAIAAGNAVIHKPATKTPVSGIMLAEALIEAGLPEQGISVLTGSGGTIGMLLVKHPDIRKISFTGSLEVGKLIMENCGMKRVTMELGSNSAVVVFKDAPLDYVAKKIRKGGYTLAGQVCISVQRVYVEEEISDEFLRELSMEVGKIKYGDPLKEDTEMGPMIDQAALEKAEKFCEDAKKHKGLIILGGKRENTFFLPTIIFNSTEDALVVQEEAFAPMVVVNKFTTLEQVIEKVNNTKYGLQAGIFTKDISRALECAERIDAGGVLINELPTYRVDNMPYGGTKGSGIGREGPEFAIKEMTEEKLIIFDKMP
- a CDS encoding DUF4321 domain-containing protein — translated: MARRKLANITLGIVIGGIIGSALSYLLAMAFPKGPVKNFFFSALKVGFDTVRVNLGFFAFSIGLSLNITLLTVIFIFLAIYLLHKL
- the amrS gene encoding AmmeMemoRadiSam system radical SAM enzyme, producing the protein MKIEALYYEKQNSTILCQLCPHYCKIMPGKTGLCRSRKNEDGKLWATNYGDTTSIALDPIEKKPLYHFYPGNKILSIAPNSCNMRCPFCQNWEISQETVPTKFISPETLVGIYKEHSSFGIAYTYTEPLMWFEYLLDAGELIHKEGGKNVLVTNGMINEEPLLKLLPLIDAMNIDLKTIDQEVYKKVLHGDLNAVKRTIEIVHSSSCHLEITNLLVTGLNDKKRDIDKLIDYVASIDTNIPIHFSRYYPNYNYDKPPTPVKKLEYAYTKARERMNYVYLGNVPSEDGSNTYCPKCNSLLIERMFFQAMIVGLKGNRCKKCGEKINIVI